In a single window of the Manis javanica isolate MJ-LG chromosome 16, MJ_LKY, whole genome shotgun sequence genome:
- the LOC140846848 gene encoding bromodomain adjacent to zinc finger domain protein 2B-like isoform X3, producing the protein MEKERRAQQILEERIRRIQQIRMEKERRAQQILEAKRIKKERAANVKLLEAEKRKQEKERSKQEKRDENRLKKELKLEQRRLELEIAKELKKPNEDMCLADQKPLPELPRIPGLVLSGSTFSNCLMVVQFLRDFSKALGFNVSTDIPNLSILQEGLLNLGDSMHKVQDLLVRLLSAAVCDPGLITGYKAETALGEHLLNVGVNRDNVSEILQIFLEARCGQTELTESLRTKAFQAHTPAQKASALALLISELACSRGVASEIDKNADYMSNLRRDQWMVEGKLHKLRIIYAKKAGKRDTSGGIDLGEEQHAAATPTAGRKRRRKGGDSDADGNEEEEEAKEDKKGKKTDVCEDEDEGDQAASVEELEKQIEKLSKQQSQYRRKLFDASHSLRSMMFGQDRYRRQYWIFPQCGGIFVEGMESSAGPEEIAKERKKRRKAESIQIEEIFDTSDETLNCSNPDHCKQKEDPNEQDNTNLILQKPGSFSKLSKLLEVDTVPPESDVTAPKPNSGADGCALPHQNSGRHSPGSMQPTVTQNSMEKTHWNLFSPGSGGAGKVYSPLPSDQLLLPGTPWEDASLTHADAPAAASPTPQAQPPSKSPSPGPAPLLESSQNPVGLNPFALSALQMKSGVPVMGLQFCGGPTGVLNSNIPFLPPVPSVGSGLGPSEGNADTFLTPCVVSNESETPVRENEKVSSTQPAALEVAKPVDYHRSKPIPEEMQFGWWRITDPEDLKALLEVLHPRGIREQALQKQIQKHLDYITQACIENKDVTIIELNENEENQVTRDIVEHWSVEEQAMGVDLRILQQVEDLERRVASASLQVKGWMCPEPASEREDLVYFEHKSFSNLCKEHDGEFTGKEESSAHALERKSDNPLDIAVTRLSGLERNIERRYLKSPLSTTIQIKLDNVGTVTSLAPAPSTSGDDNGIEEAIVPGLRVWRRALSEARSAAQVALCIQQLQKSIAWEKSIMKAASSLKRGRKDRKRKIEENICGTGVKQESCSRGKKLKQDNSDLMLGRY; encoded by the exons gaaagaattaggagaatacaacaaatcagaatggaaaaagaacGTCGAGCCCAGCAAATTCTAGAG gctaaaaggataaagaaggaaagagctgCAAATGTCAAATTATTGGAGGCTGAGAAACGAAAACAG gaaaaagaacgGTCGAAGCAAGAAAAACGTGATGAGAATAGATTAAAGAAAGAGCTTAAACTAGAGCAACGAAGATTAGAATTAGAAATTGCAAAAGAACTAAAGAAGCCTAATGAAGACATGTGCTTAGCAGACCAAAAG cctttGCCAGAGTTGCCTCGTATTCCAGGACTTGTTCTCTCTGGAAGTACATTTTCCAACTGTCTCATGGTGGTGCAGTTCTTACGAGACTTTAGTAAAGCTTTAGGCTTTAATGTGAGTACTGATATTCCAAACCTCAGTATTCTTCAGGAGGGATTGCTGAATCTAGGGGACAGCATGCATAAAGTACAAGATTTGCTTGTGAGGCTCCTGTCAGCTGCTGTGTGTGATCCAGGTCTAATTACAGGATacaag GCCGAAACAGCTCTTGGagaacatttactgaatgttgGTGTGAATCGAGACAATGTTTCTGAGATCTTGCAGATCTTTCTGGAGGCCCGTTGTGGACAGACTGAGCTCACCGAAAGCCTGAGGACCAAGGCCTTCCAGGCCCACACTCCGGCCCAGAAAGCCTCGGCGCTGGCCCTCCTGATCAGCGAGCTGGCCTGCAGCAGGGGGGTGGCCAG TGAAATTGACAAGAACGCTGATTATATGTCAAACTTGAGGAGAGATCAATGGATGGTAGAAGGTAAACTCCACAA GCTCCGAATCATTTATGCTAAGAAAGCAGGCAAGAGAGACACTTCAGGTGGCATCGATCTTGGAGAAGAGCAGCACGCGGCGGCCACCCCCACAGCAGGACGCAAGCGAAGAAGGAAGGGTGGGGACAGTGACGCTGATGGcaacgaggaggaggaggaagccaaggaagacaaaaaaggaaagaaaacggATGTCTGTGAAGATGAG GATGAAGGTGACCAAGCAGCAAGTGTTGAAGAGCTAGAAAAACAGATTGAAAAGCTGAGTAAA CAACAGAGTCAGTACAGAAGGAAGCTCTTTGATGCGTCTCACTCTTTACGTTCGATGATGTTTGGCCAGGATCGTTACAGACGTCAGTACTGGATTTTTCCCCAGTGTGGGGGGATTTTTGTAGAAGGCATGGAGAGCTCTGCAG GGCCGGAAGaaattgcaaaagaaagaaaaaaacgaaGAAAAGCAGAAAGCATTCAGATCGAAGAAATATTTGATACTTCTGACGAGACTTTAAATTGTTCAAATCCAGATCATTGTAAGCAAAAGGAAGATCCTAACGAACAAGATAACACAAATCTCATTCTTCAGAAACCTGGCTCTTTTTCCAAATTAAGCAAGCTTTTAGAAGTAGATACGGTGCCTCCTGAGTCAGATGTAACGGCCCCCAAACCAAACAGCGGTGCAGATGGGTGCGCACTGCCTCACCAGAACAGTGGGAGACACTCACCGGGCAGCATGCAGCCAACGGTGACACAGAACAGCATGGAAAAGACACACTGGAATCTGTTCAGTCCTGGTTCAGGTGGTGCAGGCAAGGTCTACAGTCCTCTCCCCAGTGACCAGTTGTTATTGCCAGGAACACCCTGGGAGGACGCTTCCCTTACCCATGCCGATGCGCCAGCTGCCGCTTCACCAACTCCTCAAGCCCAGCCGCCCTCTAAGTCACCTTCGCCTGGCCCAGCTCCTCTTCTTGAATCATCTCAAAATCCTGTTGGCCTAAACCCGTTTGCTTTATCGGCTCTTCAG atgaaAAGTGGAGTACCTGTGATGGGACTCCAGTTTTGTGGGGGGCCCACGGGCGTGCTTAATTCCAATATTCCATTTCTACCACCTGTCCCTAGTGTGGGATCAGGGTTGGGACCGTCAGAAGGAAACGCTGATACATTCTTGACTCCCTGTGTTGTGTCAAACGAAAGTGAGACTCCAGTACGAGAGAACGAAAAAGTCTCTTCGACTCAACCTGCGGCTCTTGAAGTAGCCAAACCAGTAGATTATCATCGTTCAAAGCCTATTCCAGAAG AAATGCAGTTTGGCTGGTGGAGAATTACTGACCCAGAGGATTTAAAAGCTTTGCTGGAAGTGCTACATCCCAGAGGAATAAGAGAACAGGcattacaaaaacaaattcagaaacacCTGGATTACATCACTCAAGCCTGCATCGAGAATAAGGACG TTACCATtattgaattaaatgaaaatgaagaaaaccaggTAACTCGAGATATTGTGGAGCACTGGTCAGTAGAAGAACAAGCAATGGGCGTGGACTTGAGGATTCTTCAGCAGGTAGAAGATCTGGAAAGGAGAGTCGCATCAGCAAGTTTGCAAGTAAAG GGTTGGATGTGTCCAGAACCGGCATCAGAGAGGGAGGACTTGGTCTACTTTGAACATAAGTCATTTTCTAACTTGTGCAAGGAGCACGATGGAGAATTTACTGGCAAAGAAGAAAGCAGTGCTCATGCCCTAGAGCGGAAGAGTGACAACCCCCTAGATATAGCTGTAACCAGGCTGTCTGGGTTGGAGCGAAACATTGAAAGAAGGTATCTGAAGAGCCCCTTAAGTACCACCATTCAGATCAAACTGGATAATGTGGGCACAGTTACTAGCCTTGCTCCTGCACCATCCACTAGTGGTGATGATAACGG AATTGAAGAGGCTATTGTTCCCGGTCTCAGGGTCTGGCGACGGGCATTATCAGAAGCTCGCAGTGCTGCACAGGTAGCTCTGTGCATTCAGCAGTTACAGAAATCCATAGCATGGGAAAAATCGATTATGAAAGCT
- the LOC140846848 gene encoding bromodomain adjacent to zinc finger domain protein 2B-like isoform X4: MEKERRAQQILEAKRIKKEEAAKAKFLKAEKRKQERIRRIQQIRMEKERRAQQILEEKERSKQEKRDENRLKKELKLEQRRLELEIAKELKKPNEDMCLADQKPLPELPRIPGLVLSGSTFSNCLMVVQFLRDFSKALGFNVSTDIPNLSILQEGLLNLGDSMHKVQDLLVRLLSAAVCDPGLITGYKAETALGEHLLNVGVNRDNVSEILQIFLEARCGQTELTESLRTKAFQAHTPAQKASALALLISELACSRGVASEIDKNADYMSNLRRDQWMVEGKLHKLRIIYAKKAGKRDTSGGIDLGEEQHAAATPTAGRKRRRKGGDSDADGNEEEEEAKEDKKGKKTDVCEDEDEGDQAASVEELEKQIEKLSKQQSQYRRKLFDASHSLRSMMFGQDRYRRQYWIFPQCGGIFVEGMESSAGPEEIAKERKKRRKAESIQIEEIFDTSDETLNCSNPDHCKQKEDPNEQDNTNLILQKPGSFSKLSKLLEVDTVPPESDVTAPKPNSGADGCALPHQNSGRHSPGSMQPTVTQNSMEKTHWNLFSPGSGGAGKVYSPLPSDQLLLPGTPWEDASLTHADAPAAASPTPQAQPPSKSPSPGPAPLLESSQNPVGLNPFALSALQMKSGVPVMGLQFCGGPTGVLNSNIPFLPPVPSVGSGLGPSEGNADTFLTPCVVSNESETPVRENEKVSSTQPAALEVAKPVDYHRSKPIPEEMQFGWWRITDPEDLKALLEVLHPRGIREQALQKQIQKHLDYITQACIENKDVTIIELNENEENQVTRDIVEHWSVEEQAMGVDLRILQQVEDLERRVASASLQVKGWMCPEPASEREDLVYFEHKSFSNLCKEHDGEFTGKEESSAHALERKSDNPLDIAVTRLSGLERNIERRYLKSPLSTTIQIKLDNVGTVTSLAPAPSTSGDDNGIEEAIVPGLRVWRRALSEARSAAQVALCIQQLQKSIAWEKSIMKAASSLKRGRKDRKRKIEENICGTGVKQESCSRGKKLKQDNSDLMLGRY, from the exons gaaagaattaggagaatacaacaaatcagaatggaaaaagaacGTCGAGCCCAGCAAATTCTAGAG gaaaaagaacgGTCGAAGCAAGAAAAACGTGATGAGAATAGATTAAAGAAAGAGCTTAAACTAGAGCAACGAAGATTAGAATTAGAAATTGCAAAAGAACTAAAGAAGCCTAATGAAGACATGTGCTTAGCAGACCAAAAG cctttGCCAGAGTTGCCTCGTATTCCAGGACTTGTTCTCTCTGGAAGTACATTTTCCAACTGTCTCATGGTGGTGCAGTTCTTACGAGACTTTAGTAAAGCTTTAGGCTTTAATGTGAGTACTGATATTCCAAACCTCAGTATTCTTCAGGAGGGATTGCTGAATCTAGGGGACAGCATGCATAAAGTACAAGATTTGCTTGTGAGGCTCCTGTCAGCTGCTGTGTGTGATCCAGGTCTAATTACAGGATacaag GCCGAAACAGCTCTTGGagaacatttactgaatgttgGTGTGAATCGAGACAATGTTTCTGAGATCTTGCAGATCTTTCTGGAGGCCCGTTGTGGACAGACTGAGCTCACCGAAAGCCTGAGGACCAAGGCCTTCCAGGCCCACACTCCGGCCCAGAAAGCCTCGGCGCTGGCCCTCCTGATCAGCGAGCTGGCCTGCAGCAGGGGGGTGGCCAG TGAAATTGACAAGAACGCTGATTATATGTCAAACTTGAGGAGAGATCAATGGATGGTAGAAGGTAAACTCCACAA GCTCCGAATCATTTATGCTAAGAAAGCAGGCAAGAGAGACACTTCAGGTGGCATCGATCTTGGAGAAGAGCAGCACGCGGCGGCCACCCCCACAGCAGGACGCAAGCGAAGAAGGAAGGGTGGGGACAGTGACGCTGATGGcaacgaggaggaggaggaagccaaggaagacaaaaaaggaaagaaaacggATGTCTGTGAAGATGAG GATGAAGGTGACCAAGCAGCAAGTGTTGAAGAGCTAGAAAAACAGATTGAAAAGCTGAGTAAA CAACAGAGTCAGTACAGAAGGAAGCTCTTTGATGCGTCTCACTCTTTACGTTCGATGATGTTTGGCCAGGATCGTTACAGACGTCAGTACTGGATTTTTCCCCAGTGTGGGGGGATTTTTGTAGAAGGCATGGAGAGCTCTGCAG GGCCGGAAGaaattgcaaaagaaagaaaaaaacgaaGAAAAGCAGAAAGCATTCAGATCGAAGAAATATTTGATACTTCTGACGAGACTTTAAATTGTTCAAATCCAGATCATTGTAAGCAAAAGGAAGATCCTAACGAACAAGATAACACAAATCTCATTCTTCAGAAACCTGGCTCTTTTTCCAAATTAAGCAAGCTTTTAGAAGTAGATACGGTGCCTCCTGAGTCAGATGTAACGGCCCCCAAACCAAACAGCGGTGCAGATGGGTGCGCACTGCCTCACCAGAACAGTGGGAGACACTCACCGGGCAGCATGCAGCCAACGGTGACACAGAACAGCATGGAAAAGACACACTGGAATCTGTTCAGTCCTGGTTCAGGTGGTGCAGGCAAGGTCTACAGTCCTCTCCCCAGTGACCAGTTGTTATTGCCAGGAACACCCTGGGAGGACGCTTCCCTTACCCATGCCGATGCGCCAGCTGCCGCTTCACCAACTCCTCAAGCCCAGCCGCCCTCTAAGTCACCTTCGCCTGGCCCAGCTCCTCTTCTTGAATCATCTCAAAATCCTGTTGGCCTAAACCCGTTTGCTTTATCGGCTCTTCAG atgaaAAGTGGAGTACCTGTGATGGGACTCCAGTTTTGTGGGGGGCCCACGGGCGTGCTTAATTCCAATATTCCATTTCTACCACCTGTCCCTAGTGTGGGATCAGGGTTGGGACCGTCAGAAGGAAACGCTGATACATTCTTGACTCCCTGTGTTGTGTCAAACGAAAGTGAGACTCCAGTACGAGAGAACGAAAAAGTCTCTTCGACTCAACCTGCGGCTCTTGAAGTAGCCAAACCAGTAGATTATCATCGTTCAAAGCCTATTCCAGAAG AAATGCAGTTTGGCTGGTGGAGAATTACTGACCCAGAGGATTTAAAAGCTTTGCTGGAAGTGCTACATCCCAGAGGAATAAGAGAACAGGcattacaaaaacaaattcagaaacacCTGGATTACATCACTCAAGCCTGCATCGAGAATAAGGACG TTACCATtattgaattaaatgaaaatgaagaaaaccaggTAACTCGAGATATTGTGGAGCACTGGTCAGTAGAAGAACAAGCAATGGGCGTGGACTTGAGGATTCTTCAGCAGGTAGAAGATCTGGAAAGGAGAGTCGCATCAGCAAGTTTGCAAGTAAAG GGTTGGATGTGTCCAGAACCGGCATCAGAGAGGGAGGACTTGGTCTACTTTGAACATAAGTCATTTTCTAACTTGTGCAAGGAGCACGATGGAGAATTTACTGGCAAAGAAGAAAGCAGTGCTCATGCCCTAGAGCGGAAGAGTGACAACCCCCTAGATATAGCTGTAACCAGGCTGTCTGGGTTGGAGCGAAACATTGAAAGAAGGTATCTGAAGAGCCCCTTAAGTACCACCATTCAGATCAAACTGGATAATGTGGGCACAGTTACTAGCCTTGCTCCTGCACCATCCACTAGTGGTGATGATAACGG AATTGAAGAGGCTATTGTTCCCGGTCTCAGGGTCTGGCGACGGGCATTATCAGAAGCTCGCAGTGCTGCACAGGTAGCTCTGTGCATTCAGCAGTTACAGAAATCCATAGCATGGGAAAAATCGATTATGAAAGCT
- the LOC140846848 gene encoding bromodomain adjacent to zinc finger domain protein 2B-like isoform X2: MEKERRAQQILEAKRIKKEEAAKAKFLKAEKRKQERIRRIQQIRMEKERRAQQILEAKRIKKERAANVKLLEAEKRKQEKERSKQEKRDENRLKKELKLEQRRLELEIAKELKKPNEDMCLADQKPLPELPRIPGLVLSGSTFSNCLMVVQFLRDFSKALGFNVSTDIPNLSILQEGLLNLGDSMHKVQDLLVRLLSAAVCDPGLITGYKAETALGEHLLNVGVNRDNVSEILQIFLEARCGQTELTESLRTKAFQAHTPAQKASALALLISELACSRGVASEIDKNADYMSNLRRDQWMVEGKLHKLRIIYAKKAGKRDTSGGIDLGEEQHAAATPTAGRKRRRKGGDSDADGNEEEEEAKEDKKGKKTDVCEDEDEGDQAASVEELEKQIEKLSKQQSQYRRKLFDASHSLRSMMFGQDRYRRQYWIFPQCGGIFVEGMESSAGPEEIAKERKKRRKAESIQIEEIFDTSDETLNCSNPDHCKQKEDPNEQDNTNLILQKPGSFSKLSKLLEVDTVPPESDVTAPKPNSGADGCALPHQNSGRHSPGSMQPTVTQNSMEKTHWNLFSPGSGGAGKVYSPLPSDQLLLPGTPWEDASLTHADAPAAASPTPQAQPPSKSPSPGPAPLLESSQNPVGLNPFALSALQMKSGVPVMGLQFCGGPTGVLNSNIPFLPPVPSVGSGLGPSEGNADTFLTPCVVSNESETPVRENEKVSSTQPAALEVAKPVDYHRSKPIPEEMQFGWWRITDPEDLKALLEVLHPRGIREQALQKQIQKHLDYITQACIENKDVTIIELNENEENQVTRDIVEHWSVEEQAMGVDLRILQQVEDLERRVASASLQVKGWMCPEPASEREDLVYFEHKSFSNLCKEHDGEFTGKEESSAHALERKSDNPLDIAVTRLSGLERNIERRYLKSPLSTTIQIKLDNVGTVTSLAPAPSTSGDDNGIEEAIVPGLRVWRRALSEARSAAQVALCIQQLQKSIAWEKSIMKAASSLKRGRKDRKRKIEENICGTGVKQESCSRGKKLKQDNSDLMLGRY; this comes from the exons gaaagaattaggagaatacaacaaatcagaatggaaaaagaacGTCGAGCCCAGCAAATTCTAGAG gctaaaaggataaagaaggaaagagctgCAAATGTCAAATTATTGGAGGCTGAGAAACGAAAACAG gaaaaagaacgGTCGAAGCAAGAAAAACGTGATGAGAATAGATTAAAGAAAGAGCTTAAACTAGAGCAACGAAGATTAGAATTAGAAATTGCAAAAGAACTAAAGAAGCCTAATGAAGACATGTGCTTAGCAGACCAAAAG cctttGCCAGAGTTGCCTCGTATTCCAGGACTTGTTCTCTCTGGAAGTACATTTTCCAACTGTCTCATGGTGGTGCAGTTCTTACGAGACTTTAGTAAAGCTTTAGGCTTTAATGTGAGTACTGATATTCCAAACCTCAGTATTCTTCAGGAGGGATTGCTGAATCTAGGGGACAGCATGCATAAAGTACAAGATTTGCTTGTGAGGCTCCTGTCAGCTGCTGTGTGTGATCCAGGTCTAATTACAGGATacaag GCCGAAACAGCTCTTGGagaacatttactgaatgttgGTGTGAATCGAGACAATGTTTCTGAGATCTTGCAGATCTTTCTGGAGGCCCGTTGTGGACAGACTGAGCTCACCGAAAGCCTGAGGACCAAGGCCTTCCAGGCCCACACTCCGGCCCAGAAAGCCTCGGCGCTGGCCCTCCTGATCAGCGAGCTGGCCTGCAGCAGGGGGGTGGCCAG TGAAATTGACAAGAACGCTGATTATATGTCAAACTTGAGGAGAGATCAATGGATGGTAGAAGGTAAACTCCACAA GCTCCGAATCATTTATGCTAAGAAAGCAGGCAAGAGAGACACTTCAGGTGGCATCGATCTTGGAGAAGAGCAGCACGCGGCGGCCACCCCCACAGCAGGACGCAAGCGAAGAAGGAAGGGTGGGGACAGTGACGCTGATGGcaacgaggaggaggaggaagccaaggaagacaaaaaaggaaagaaaacggATGTCTGTGAAGATGAG GATGAAGGTGACCAAGCAGCAAGTGTTGAAGAGCTAGAAAAACAGATTGAAAAGCTGAGTAAA CAACAGAGTCAGTACAGAAGGAAGCTCTTTGATGCGTCTCACTCTTTACGTTCGATGATGTTTGGCCAGGATCGTTACAGACGTCAGTACTGGATTTTTCCCCAGTGTGGGGGGATTTTTGTAGAAGGCATGGAGAGCTCTGCAG GGCCGGAAGaaattgcaaaagaaagaaaaaaacgaaGAAAAGCAGAAAGCATTCAGATCGAAGAAATATTTGATACTTCTGACGAGACTTTAAATTGTTCAAATCCAGATCATTGTAAGCAAAAGGAAGATCCTAACGAACAAGATAACACAAATCTCATTCTTCAGAAACCTGGCTCTTTTTCCAAATTAAGCAAGCTTTTAGAAGTAGATACGGTGCCTCCTGAGTCAGATGTAACGGCCCCCAAACCAAACAGCGGTGCAGATGGGTGCGCACTGCCTCACCAGAACAGTGGGAGACACTCACCGGGCAGCATGCAGCCAACGGTGACACAGAACAGCATGGAAAAGACACACTGGAATCTGTTCAGTCCTGGTTCAGGTGGTGCAGGCAAGGTCTACAGTCCTCTCCCCAGTGACCAGTTGTTATTGCCAGGAACACCCTGGGAGGACGCTTCCCTTACCCATGCCGATGCGCCAGCTGCCGCTTCACCAACTCCTCAAGCCCAGCCGCCCTCTAAGTCACCTTCGCCTGGCCCAGCTCCTCTTCTTGAATCATCTCAAAATCCTGTTGGCCTAAACCCGTTTGCTTTATCGGCTCTTCAG atgaaAAGTGGAGTACCTGTGATGGGACTCCAGTTTTGTGGGGGGCCCACGGGCGTGCTTAATTCCAATATTCCATTTCTACCACCTGTCCCTAGTGTGGGATCAGGGTTGGGACCGTCAGAAGGAAACGCTGATACATTCTTGACTCCCTGTGTTGTGTCAAACGAAAGTGAGACTCCAGTACGAGAGAACGAAAAAGTCTCTTCGACTCAACCTGCGGCTCTTGAAGTAGCCAAACCAGTAGATTATCATCGTTCAAAGCCTATTCCAGAAG AAATGCAGTTTGGCTGGTGGAGAATTACTGACCCAGAGGATTTAAAAGCTTTGCTGGAAGTGCTACATCCCAGAGGAATAAGAGAACAGGcattacaaaaacaaattcagaaacacCTGGATTACATCACTCAAGCCTGCATCGAGAATAAGGACG TTACCATtattgaattaaatgaaaatgaagaaaaccaggTAACTCGAGATATTGTGGAGCACTGGTCAGTAGAAGAACAAGCAATGGGCGTGGACTTGAGGATTCTTCAGCAGGTAGAAGATCTGGAAAGGAGAGTCGCATCAGCAAGTTTGCAAGTAAAG GGTTGGATGTGTCCAGAACCGGCATCAGAGAGGGAGGACTTGGTCTACTTTGAACATAAGTCATTTTCTAACTTGTGCAAGGAGCACGATGGAGAATTTACTGGCAAAGAAGAAAGCAGTGCTCATGCCCTAGAGCGGAAGAGTGACAACCCCCTAGATATAGCTGTAACCAGGCTGTCTGGGTTGGAGCGAAACATTGAAAGAAGGTATCTGAAGAGCCCCTTAAGTACCACCATTCAGATCAAACTGGATAATGTGGGCACAGTTACTAGCCTTGCTCCTGCACCATCCACTAGTGGTGATGATAACGG AATTGAAGAGGCTATTGTTCCCGGTCTCAGGGTCTGGCGACGGGCATTATCAGAAGCTCGCAGTGCTGCACAGGTAGCTCTGTGCATTCAGCAGTTACAGAAATCCATAGCATGGGAAAAATCGATTATGAAAGCT